The bacterium genome segment CCTCTTTCAGAATTCTGTCCCTCAGACGCTCCTTTAACGCTTCGCTTGTCACCAGGTCGATTTTTGCATCGAGCAGTTCTTCCAGGTAGATTTTCAGCCGTACAAAAGTGAAAAGTCCAACGGGTTCGATAAACTCGACGAGTAAATCGATGTCGCTGTCGAAGTTTTCTTCTCCCCGTGCAACGGAACCGAACAGGAACAGGGAAGAAACCTTAAACTGCTGAAGTTCCTCGCCTTTTTCCCGGATTTTATCAAGTACGATATCTTTTCTTTGCATATCTATATCCACCAGAAACAATAATAACATAATCTCCATAGGAAGAATATTCAACAAGGAGGCCCCTCAGGAGTCAATCATTT includes the following:
- a CDS encoding nucleotidyltransferase family protein, with protein sequence MQRKDIVLDKIREKGEELQQFKVSSLFLFGSVARGEENFDSDIDLLVEFIEPVGLFTFVRLKIYLEELLDAKIDLVTSEALKERLRDRILKEAIRAA